One Chryseobacterium tructae genomic window, TGCTCCATTTCCTGAACTATCCTGAACGGTAGAACCACTTCCTTCGTTAAATTTCCAATAAGCAGCCAACGAAGAAGCAGGAAGTGAAATAGCACACATATTCTGACTGATCTCCGTCTGACTTAATGCTCGCTTCCAAACTCTAACCTCATCTATTTTACCGTTAAAATTTCTAGATGTATTATAGGAATAACCAACATTAAAAGCTCCGTTTGAACTAAGACTTCCTGTTTGAGCTCTGCTTGCATCTAGAGTACCATTGATATAAAGTTTCATTGAAGCTCCATCGTAAGTTGCTGCTACATGATACCAGGTATTAGCATTCAAGGCTGTAGTGGAAGCCAGTTTTTGTTGCACATTATTGATGCTCAATACAAACTGAAGTTTATTATTGACAAGACCGGCATCCCCTAATCTTAATAACGCTGAATTAGTATCACCAATTTCTGTTCCCATAATAGATGAGATAAACGGAGATGCTGATTTGAAAGAGGAAGGTTTGATCCATCCCTCAAAGACAATGCTGAACCTGTCAGATTAAGATTTCCTGCAGCTCCCGATTCACTTGTTCCATCCAAAGAAAGAGCATAAGAACCGGACGGTGTTGTTCCCCCTGATCCACTGTTGAATCTTGGGGCGAACATATAAGCACTTTTTACACTGCAGTTTGTTCTGATTCTCCAGTCATACTCGGTATTAGCAGCTAATCCGGAAACCGTTACAGACGTTGAATTTGTTGCAGATACCGCATTAGTCCATGTTGTTGAAGAAGCTGGTTTATAATCAATATCATAAGTACTGGTTCCTACTGCTGACCAGTTTAGTTTTGCGCTGGTTCCGGTAATATTGCTTGTATACAATCCGATAGGAGCATCACAATTGGTTCCTTGTGTCCAAGATTGTAAAGTACCGCTTAAAACGGTTGGCTGTCCATATAATGTTTGGGTTCCTGCGGAGAGTTGTGCAGTTTCATTGGTTCCATGAAGATCATACCACATAAATACTCCATATCCGCCATTCTTTGTCTGAGTGGCCAGACTGGTTGTTGTAGAATTGGAAGTATTTCCCATCCATACGGCTGCAGGAGAGATCTGGGCTTTGGTAAGCGGAGGGACATTTGGAGCAGAGAATGTTCCGTACATGGCATTCCAGCTGTAATTCACGTTATCTCCTACTCTGGCTCCATTCCATGAAAGCCTTGAAGCGGCATCTCCATAATAATAGAATGAAATGATTTTATCCGGAAGAAGTGCTCTTAATTCCTGAACAAGCATTACAAAAGAGCTGTCATTAGGCTGCCCTGTTCCATTTTTTCCATATTCTGAATATTCATCATCAAAATCAATCCCATCCAGACCATAAGTATTTACTGTATTGGCTAATTGTAATGCAAAGTCTTTTGCTGCCTCACGGGTTGGGAAATTACATATTCCTGCTCCCTGGTGATTTCCCAGAATGGTAAGAACTACTTTCATTCCTTTCTGCTGAAGTGGTTTTATATAGGTATCCGCATTGGTAAGAACTTTGGTCACATTATTATTAGAATACAAGTAGGCTCTTCCACGGCTGGTATCATAATTAATATTAGCCGCAAAAATATTCACCACATTGAACAGATAACTACCCGATGTTTGCAGTTTGTACGATCCTGCATTCAGGATGTTATTATTGTTCACTTCTACATAGCATATCCCTGTAGGATTAAGCTGTTGTGCATTAAGCAGAGAACCTGAATGAAGCGCAATGGCCATCAGTGCTGTGGTAAGGATTGATTTTTTTTTCATTGTATAATTTTTAGGGTGTTTTGGTGTCTGATTTTTATATAGCGATCCCTTGATCCCCTCTTTTCAAGGAAGGTATCTTAAGATGAATAAGCCATATAGGATGGAGGGTTATTTCAGTAATTCAGGGTTTTCGTTAAAGGTTTTCCACAACAATTCGCCAAATAATGTATTTGCCCATGCAAACCATTCTCTGGTAAATTTTTTGTCGTTGTCTTTATGGAAGGATTCATGCATAAAGCCTGTCCCACCGTGCGTTTTCTGTAAGGTATCTATACACCATTTGATCTCACTTTTATCTTTTGAAGTGAGCGCTTTCATAATGATACTCATTGGCCAGATCATATCCAGTCCAATATGTGGACCTCCTATCCCTTCTGCCAGTTTACCTTTAAAGAAGAATGGGTTATTTTCCGACCAAACAAATTTTCTCGTGTTCTGATACACAGGGTCGTCTGCTTTCACCGCATCCAGATAAGGCAATCCTAACAAACTTGGGCAGTTCGCATCATCCATCAGGTTATAACTTCCAAAGCCATTCACTTCAAAAGCATATATTTTTCCAAATTGAGGATGATTGTAAATTCCGTATTTTTTAATGGCTGCATCTACCTCATCAGCAAGGCTGTTTAATTGCTGAGCCAATGTTTTTTCGTTTTTTATCTGAGCAACCATTTCTGCTGCCTGACGTAAACTTACCACAGCAAATAAGTTCGAAGGAATCAAAAATCCATAGATTGTAGCATCATCACTTGGACGGAACATGGAGCTGATAAGGCCTACAGGTTTTGTTGGATACCCATATCCACCCATAGGAACACCATCGGTAGCCCAGGCTGTTGTACGTTCAAATTTATAAGATCCTAAATCTTTTTTCCTCTGCTGTTCGGTAAAAGTCTGTAAAGTAAGTTTTATTCCTTGTAGCCAATTGTTATCAAATGGTTTTGTATCTCCGGTTGTTTTCCAGAAATGATAGGCCAGACGGATAGGGTAACACAGAGAATCGATTTCCCATTTTCTTTCATGGGTTCCCGGTTTCATATCGGTATGGTCATATTCCTCCCATTTGCTTATTTTCTTGTCATCATTGTAGAATGCGTTGGCATAAGGATCTTTCAGGATGAAAGTGGTCTGTTTGTGGATAACTCCGGAAATCAGTTTATGAAGTTTCTCATCTTTCTTTGAGAACTGCAGATAAGGAAATACCTGTGCAGAACTGTCACGAAGCCACATCGCGTCAATATCTCCTGTAATCACATAAGTATCCGGTATTCCGTTGGTTTCACTATAGAAGACAGTAGTATCTAATGTATTAGGGAAACAGTTTTCAAAAAGCCAGCTCAATTCTTTATTGTTTACTTTCTTTTTAAAAGCTGCAATAGCACTTTCTACAGATTCACTAGTAAAATGTCTTTTATCTTTAGGAACACGGACAATAGGAAAATCCTCCGTCACCAGGTTTTTGGCAAAAACATTCTGAGTAAATAGCAATCCAGCTCCTGCCAGTGCACTTGTTTTAATAAAATCTCTCCTTTCCATTGATACGTTTATTTCGTTTAATTTTTATTAGTCTTTATTTTACAGGCTTACTTCCCATTACAAATCTCAGCTCGCCGCCATTCATAATATCACTGTGATTCAGTTCCCAGCTTTTATACTCTTTTCCGTTCAGGAACATTTTCTGTACATAGATATTTTTATCTGAAATTTTATCAGCAATCACCGTGAAAGTTTTTCCGTTTTCAAGTTGTAATGAAGCTTTCGGGAACTGTGGTGCTCCAATAGCATATACAGGTTTTCCTGGTGTTACAGGATAGAATCCTAATGATGAGAAAATATACCATGCTGACATTTGTCCGCAGTCTTCGTTATTCACAATTCCATCTGGTTTGGCAGCATACATATTATCACGGATGTATTTACCATTTTCTGTGTTTTATAAGGACTTCCTGCATAGTTGTACAAATAAGGAACATGATGCCCAGGTTCATCTCCAAATCCTAAAGACCCAATGAATCCTGAAATATCAACATGCTGCTCTCCTTCCATCTTAAGGTTTTCAGTAAATGTCTTATCCAGTTTTTCTTCAAAAGCTTTCTTCCCACCATACAAATTCATCATTTCATCTATCTGATGGGGAACAAAGAAATCATAAGCCCAAATATTTCCGGAAACCCAATGGGGCTGAAGCTTTTTCCAATCGTTAAGCGGAAAATCTGCTAAGAATTTACCATCTTTCTGTCTTGGCCAAAAATGGTTATTTTCTTTATTGAAAGTATTCAGGAAGTTCATAGATCTTTTTCTGTATACTTCTGCTTCCTCTTTCTTTCCTAATTTTTCAGCCAGCTGCTGAATACACCAGTCATCATATGAATATTCTAATGTAGCAGAAACAGAAGCTCCATTTTCTGAAGGAGAGTAACCTAATTTAATATAATCATTAAGACCGCCGCCACCATCGCTACTGCTCATTTTATCTGTCAGAGAAGCATCTTTCATTGCGGCAAATGCTTTTTCACCATCAATACCCGGCACTCCTTTTGAAATTGCATCCCAGATTACTGATGCACTGTGATAGCCCAACATACAGAAATTATCATATCCGCAAAGTTCCCAGATCGGCATATGATCTTTACGATCGGTATATCTACTGATTAAGGAATTTGCAAATTCTTTAGTATGTTTCTGATCCATAATGGTCAATAACGGGTGCGTTGCTCTGAATCCGTCCCAATAAGAATAAGTACTGTAATTGGTAAACCATTTGGTATTCATATTTTCTTCAGCCGCTACATAATCTCCGTTAGCATCCATATAAAGATTGGGAGCGATAAAGGTGTGGTAAACTCCTGTATAGAAAATTTTTCTCTGATTATCGGTTCCTCCGGTTACCTGGAATCTGCCAATAAGATCGCGCCATGTTTTTTGTGCTGTTTCTTTAGCTGTTGCAAAATCCACATTTTTTGCTTCCGTATCAAAGTTTTCCTGAGCATTTTCTGTACTTACAGGCGATAAGGAAACTTTTACTTCAATGCTTTCATTGGCTTCTGTCGCAAATCTTACAAATGCTTTTGCATCTTTTGCCAAAGCAATTTTCTCGTTGTTTTTTATTTTCCCTTCAGCATATACTCCATAGGATTTAAACGGCTTGGAAAATTCCATGACGAAATAAGCAAATCTCTTTCCGCCCCAGCCATTGCTGTAGCAATACCCTTTTATTTTGTTATTCCCTTCTACACTTACCAATGTATGATAAATATTTCCGAAGATCTTATTGGTAGGATCAATAATAATATTGGCCTCATCACTCTTCGGAAATGTGTATTTATGGAATCCTACTCTTGGTGAAGCGGTAAGTTCTGCTTTAATCCCATAACTATCCAGCATTACTGAATAATATCCTGGCGCAGCTGTTTCTTTATCATGACTGAATGTTGATCGGTATCCAGTTTCAGGCTTGTCTTCCGATCCAGGTACCATTTTCACCTGTCCTACTGTTGGCATTACCAGAATATCTCCAAGATCAGCCCAACCTGTTCCACTAAGGTGATTATGACTGAATCCCATAATCGTTTTACTGCTGTAATGGTATCCGGAACACCAGTCCCAATCGCCACTCTTTGTATTTTGATCCGGACTCAGCTGAATCATTCCAAATGGTGTAGTTGCTCCTGGAAAAGTGTGCCCATGTCCTCCTGTTCCTATAAACGGATCTACCCAGGATAAAATGTCATTTTTATTTTGTTGAGCATTCGTTATAGAAATCAGAGTGGTAAAAAAACAGATCAGCAATTCTTTTTTCATGATAAGAGAGTATCAGGGATTGTTTAATTTAAAAGTTTGTTTAAAAATATGAAAACCATTACAAAAATCCCAAAAAGGAGAGAAATTAAGCTGTTTAGCATATTTTTTTAATCTTAGAATATTTAGATTGAATTCTTTTTCATAAAATCAATAATTTCTGAAATATATCCAAAGGCTATCGCCACTACAGTATCGGCTGCACCATAATATACGGTTACTTTGTCTCCTTCCGTTAAGGCTGCACAAGGAAAAACCACATTTGGTACATCTCCTGCCAACTCATACAACTCTGCGGGAGCCAGTAAATAAGGTTTTGTTCTATACAATACTTTCGAAGGATCTTCAAGGTCAAGTAAAGCCGCTCCCATTGAATATCTAAACCCATTACAGGTATTGATAACTCCATGATAGAACAACAGCCATCCTTCTTCTGTTTTGATGGGCACCGGCCCACCGCCAATTTTAGTACACTGCCATGCACTGTCTTCAAAAGGAGTTACTTTCATTATACAACGGTGCTCACCCCAATACTTCATATCAGGACTATAACTGATATAAATATCTCCAAAAGGAGTATGTCCGTTATCACTAGGGCGGCTCAACATTGCATATTTGCCATTGATTTTCTCAGGAAAAAGAACTCCATTTCTGTTGAAGGGAAGGAATGCATTTTCACATTGAAAAAATTCTTTAAAATCAAAAGTATATCCAATTCCAATGGTAGGTCCATTATATCCATTACACCATGTGATCCAATAACGGTCTTCTATAAAGGTAACCCGGGGATCATATTTGTAATCGGATTCAATCATATCGGTATTTCCTGCCTGCATTTTAATCGGATCATGATTGATATTCCAATTGATCCCGTCTTTACTAAACCCTGCAAAAATATTCATTTGTACGGCTTTATTATCACAACGGAACACTCCTGCAAAACCATCTTCGAAAGGAATTACAGCACTATTGAATACACTATTGGATGTTGGTATGGCATATCTATCAATGATCGGGTTTTCGGAAAACCTCCACATCGTATCATTACAACCTTCCGGGCGATCCTGCCAAGGGATCATTACTGATTGAGCTGTCATAAAGTATTTTTTACTTTTTATTTAAAATTTGTTTAATAATTGAATTATTCTTCTTTCTGATTTTCTGAATAAGGGAAAGGAACAAATAAGGTCACAAGAAATGCAGGAATTGTAGCAACCAACACCCAGATAAAGAACATCTTATATCCTATCCAGTCACTAATCATTCCACTGAACATTCCGGGAATCATTACTCCGAGGTTCATAATCCCTGTGGCAAAAGCATAATGGGCTGTTTTATGTTTTCCGGGAGCAATCTGCTGCATCATGTAAAGCATTAATCCCACAAAGCCAAAACCATAGCCAAAATATTCTACGACAACAGCTATTCCTACAGGCAAAAGATCAACCGGCTGATAATAAGCCAATAATGCATATACTACAAACGGGATATTGAATGCGCAGCACAACCATATCAAAGATCTTTTCAATCCGCGAGCTGAAATAAAATATCCCGCCAAAACAGATCCCAAAATAAATGCTGCAGAACCGTATGTCCCATAGATAAGACCGATATCTGAAGTTGACAACCCTAGTCCGCCTGAAGTTCTTGGTGCTTTAAAAAACAAAGGGGCAATTTTGATTGCAAAACCTTCTGCAAAACGGTACAAGATGATGAACAGGATACACCACAGAATTTTCTTTTTGGTAAAGAAAGAAGTAATTACTTCCCATAATTCTTGGCGAACATTTCCTGCTGTCTTTTCTTCTTTCTGATTTTTCTCTTCTTTAGGTAAAATCAAATAATGATAAACAGCCAATGCAAAGAATAATAAGGCATAGATCACCATAATGATCATCCAGGCATTGGTAACTCCTTTTGTTTTCTCTAAAACTCCGGCAACATATACTAAAGCTCCACTGCTGATAATTTTAGCAAGATTGTAAAACGCTCCCTGCCAACCGATATATCTGGCCTGTTCTTTATTACTCAGAAAACCAATATAGGTTCCGTCTGCAACGACATCATGAGTTGCTCCACAAAATGCAACGACTGCAAAAAGTGCAATACTGTATTTGAAAAAATCATGTAACGGCAGACTTAATGCGATCAGAGCAAACAGAATCCCTATGGCAAACTGGGTAACAACAACGAAGAATTTTTTGGTTTTATAGATCTCCAGAAACGGGCTCCAAAGCGGTTTTAGCGTCCATGAAAACATAATAAATGCCGTCCAGAATGTGATCTGTGAATCCGAAACGCCCATGTCTTTATACATAATTCCTGAAACCGCATTAATGGTCACAAAAGGTACACCCATTGCAAAATATAATGTGGATATCCAAAGAATCGGCTGAATCCGACGGGTTTCGGAGTTGTTTTTTCCCATATTTAAAAATAAGATTCTAGAAAAAAGAGAACACCTCAAGACTCATTCCGGCTAAAAAACGAAACTATAAATTTTTTGGAGAGCCTACGTACCTCTCCTGCCTGAATGAATCAGATAAATCTGACCTGAGATGCCTCTGTATTATTGAAGTGATTTGATTATTTTTTATCCCACCATAGCTTGGTTCCTCCAGTATCCGCCCCATTAAGCATTTGTGCGGCTTGCTGATAATTATACAATGACGTTTGGTACTGATGGTATAAGGAATTCTTCTGATCATTTCTTCAGTACTAATAGTTCCGCCGCTATTATTTTCTCTTACTTTAAAGAGAATTGGATATCCTGTTCTTCTTTGTTCAGCCCAAGCTTCAGGGCCATTTGGATAAAGAGAAAGCCATTTTTGAGTAATAATTCTTTCCAGCTTTCTTTCGTTAGAATCACTATTATTCCATGCAATAGTAATTGTACTTAGCTGAGAATCTCCTGCATTTACATTATTGGAAGCATTTTTAGGATCCACATAAGGCATTTCTGTGTCTGTAGAATTAGCAAGATAAGTATTTACATCCGCTGCCTTTCCCCATTCTCCGAAAGATTGTTGTACGCCGGTTTGATAATTGGTTTGTATATCTCCTGCTCCTGCATATCCTCTCAACGCCGCTTCAGCTTTCAAAAACCAGGTTTCCGCAGCAGTAAATATCTTAAGCTTACCATCTGTTGCTGAAAAGTAATCTCCTGATGCCGCTTTTGCTTGTGGTTTAGAAAATTCGCCATAGGT contains:
- a CDS encoding LamG-like jellyroll fold domain-containing protein; translation: MGTEIGDTNSALLRLGDAGLVNNKLQFVLSINNVQQKLASTTALNANTWYHVAATYDGASMKLYINGTLDASRAQTGSLSSNGAFNVGYSYNTSRNFNGKIDEVRVWKRALSQTEISQNMCAISLPASSLAAYWKFNEGSGSTVQDSSGNGATLTLTGVDASNWVTDLPCPAGTSKTTSTQRSISTGEINTKDLIKIFPNPINKSSSFTVSVPDEYNKGKLTIFDFYGRIMGTKSLNTGNNQFDSSGMQSGNYILQFESQNGSIKQTEKLMIK
- a CDS encoding glycoside hydrolase family 125 protein encodes the protein MERRDFIKTSALAGAGLLFTQNVFAKNLVTEDFPIVRVPKDKRHFTSESVESAIAAFKKKVNNKELSWLFENCFPNTLDTTVFYSETNGIPDTYVITGDIDAMWLRDSSAQVFPYLQFSKKDEKLHKLISGVIHKQTTFILKDPYANAFYNDDKKISKWEEYDHTDMKPGTHERKWEIDSLCYPIRLAYHFWKTTGDTKPFDNNWLQGIKLTLQTFTEQQRKKDLGSYKFERTTAWATDGVPMGGYGYPTKPVGLISSMFRPSDDATIYGFLIPSNLFAVVSLRQAAEMVAQIKNEKTLAQQLNSLADEVDAAIKKYGIYNHPQFGKIYAFEVNGFGSYNLMDDANCPSLLGLPYLDAVKADDPVYQNTRKFVWSENNPFFFKGKLAEGIGGPHIGLDMIWPMSIIMKALTSKDKSEIKWCIDTLQKTHGGTGFMHESFHKDNDKKFTREWFAWANTLFGELLWKTFNENPELLK
- a CDS encoding MFS transporter — its product is MGKNNSETRRIQPILWISTLYFAMGVPFVTINAVSGIMYKDMGVSDSQITFWTAFIMFSWTLKPLWSPFLEIYKTKKFFVVVTQFAIGILFALIALSLPLHDFFKYSIALFAVVAFCGATHDVVADGTYIGFLSNKEQARYIGWQGAFYNLAKIISSGALVYVAGVLEKTKGVTNAWMIIMVIYALLFFALAVYHYLILPKEEKNQKEEKTAGNVRQELWEVITSFFTKKKILWCILFIILYRFAEGFAIKIAPLFFKAPRTSGGLGLSTSDIGLIYGTYGSAAFILGSVLAGYFISARGLKRSLIWLCCAFNIPFVVYALLAYYQPVDLLPVGIAVVVEYFGYGFGFVGLMLYMMQQIAPGKHKTAHYAFATGIMNLGVMIPGMFSGMISDWIGYKMFFIWVLVATIPAFLVTLFVPFPYSENQKEE
- a CDS encoding endo-beta-N-acetylglucosaminidase H, whose protein sequence is MKKKSILTTALMAIALHSGSLLNAQQLNPTGICYVEVNNNNILNAGSYKLQTSGSYLFNVVNIFAANINYDTSRGRAYLYSNNNVTKVLTNADTYIKPLQQKGMKVVLTILGNHQGAGICNFPTREAAKDFALQLANTVNTYGLDGIDFDDEYSEYGKNGTGQPNDSSFVMLVQELRALLPDKIISFYYYGDAASRLSWNGARVGDNVNYSWNAMYGTFSAPNVPPLTKAQISPAAVWMGNTSNSTTTSLATQTKNGGYGVFMWYDLHGTNETAQLSAGTQTLYGQPTVLSGTLQSWTQGTNCDAPIGLYTSNITGTSAKLNWSAVGTSTYDIDYKPASSTTWTNAVSATNSTSVTVSGLAANTEYDWRIRTNCSVKSAYMFAPRFNSGSGGTTPSGSYALSLDGTSESGAAGNLNLTGSALSLRDGSNLPLSNQHLRLSHLLWEQKLVILIQRY
- a CDS encoding glycoside hydrolase family 130 protein codes for the protein MTAQSVMIPWQDRPEGCNDTMWRFSENPIIDRYAIPTSNSVFNSAVIPFEDGFAGVFRCDNKAVQMNIFAGFSKDGINWNINHDPIKMQAGNTDMIESDYKYDPRVTFIEDRYWITWCNGYNGPTIGIGYTFDFKEFFQCENAFLPFNRNGVLFPEKINGKYAMLSRPSDNGHTPFGDIYISYSPDMKYWGEHRCIMKVTPFEDSAWQCTKIGGGPVPIKTEEGWLLFYHGVINTCNGFRYSMGAALLDLEDPSKVLYRTKPYLLAPAELYELAGDVPNVVFPCAALTEGDKVTVYYGAADTVVAIAFGYISEIIDFMKKNSI